A genomic window from Archocentrus centrarchus isolate MPI-CPG fArcCen1 chromosome 2, fArcCen1, whole genome shotgun sequence includes:
- the LOC115792105 gene encoding radixin-like, producing the protein MPKPINVRVTTMDAELEFAIQPNTTGKQLFDQVVKTVGLREVWFFGLQYVDSKGYITWLKLNKKVTQQDVKKESPLQFKFRAKFFPEDVSEELIQEITQRLFFLQVKEAILNDENYCPPETAVLLASYSVQAKYGDYNKEVHKAGYLTHDRLLPQRVLEQHKLTKEQWEDRIQTWHEEHKGMLREDSMMEYLKIAQDLEMYGVNYFEIKNKKGTQLWLGVDALGLNIYEHEDKLTPKIGFPWSEIRNISFNDKKFVIKPIDKKAPDFVFYAPRLRINKRILALCMGNHELYMRRRKPDTIEVQQMKAQAREEKHHKQMERAQLENEKKKREHAEKEKERIEREKEELMERLKQIEEQTMKAQRELEEQTRRAMELEQERKKAREEAERLERERQTAEEAKAELARQAADQQKTQEQLASELAEFTAKISLLEDAKKKKEDEAMAWQHKALSAQEDLEKTKEELKTAMTVVPAPPGGHAENEHDEHDENHAEASAELSNEGVSQVDLRSEEARVTEAQKNERVKQQLQTLSSELAQARDDTKKTQNDLLHAENVKAGRDKYKTLRQIRQGNTKQRIDEFESM; encoded by the exons ATGCCTAAGCCG ATCAATGTCCGTGTGACCACCATGGACGCAGAGTTGGAGTTTGCAATCCAGCCAAATACCACaggaaaacagctttttgaccAG GTGGTGAAGACAGTGGGCCTGCGAGAGGTGTGGTTCTTTGGGTTACAGTATGTGGACAGTAAAGGTTACATCACATGGCTGAAACTCAATAAAAAG GTGACTCAGCAAGATGTGAAGAAAGAGAGTCCTCTGCAGTTTAAGTTCAGAGCCAAGTTTTTCCCTGAAGACGTCTCAGAGGAACTAATCCAAGAGATCAcccagagactcttcttcttgcAG GTCAAAGAGGCCATCCTGAATGATGAGAATTACTGTCCTCCAGAAACAGCTGTGTTGCTGGCTTCATACTCTGTCCAGGCAAAGTATGGGGACTACAACAAAGAGGTGCACAAGGCTGGGTACCTTACTCATGACAGACTGCTCCCTCAGAG agtcCTGGAGCAACACAAGCTGACTAAGGAGCAATGGGAGGACAGGATACAGACCTGGCATGAAGAGCACAAAGGAATGCTCAG aGAGGACTCGATGATGGAGTATCTTAAAATCGCCCAGGACCTGGAGATGTATGGAGTCAACTACTTTgagattaaaaacaagaagGGCACACAGCTGTGGCTGGGCGTGGATGCTCTTGGACTCAACATCTATGAACACGAGGACAA GTTGACACCAAAGATTGGCTTCCCCTGGAGCGAGATTCGAAACATCTCTTTCAACGACAAGAAGTTTGTCATCAAACCCATCGATAAGAAAGCACCC GACTTTGTGTTTTACGCCCCGCGGCTGCGCATCAACAAGCGCATTTTGGCATTGTGCATGGGTAACCACGAGCTGTACATGAGGAGGAGAAAGCCTGACACCATCGAGGTGCAGCAGATGAAAGCTCAAGCCCGGGAGGAGAAGCACCACAAACAGATGGAGAG GGCCCAGCTGGAGAATGAAAAGAAGAAGCGAGAGCatgcagagaaagagaaggaaaggatAGAGCGTGAGAAAGAAGAGCTCATGGAGAGGCTGAAACAGATTGAAGAGCAGACGATGAAAGCTCAGAGAG AGCTCGAGGAACAGACTCGCCGCGCCATGGAGCTCGagcaagaaaggaaaaaagcgAGGGAGGAGGCTGAGCGGCTGGAGCGAGAAAGACAAACGGCTGAGGAGGCCAAGGCAGAGCTGGCCAGACAGGCTGCAGACCAGCAGAAGACCCAAGAGCAActg GCTTCTGAACTGGCTGAATTTACAGCAAAGATCTCTCTCTTAGAAGacgccaagaagaagaaggaagatgAGGCCATGGCGTGGCAGCACAAG GCTCTGTCAGCTCAGGAGGACCTGGAGAAGACCAAGGAGGAGCTGAAGACCGCAATGACAGTGGTGCCAGCACCTCCAGGCGGGCATGCTGAGAACGAGCACGACGAACACGATGAGAACCATGCAGAAGCCAGCGCCGAGCTCTCCAATGAGGGCGTCAGCCAGGTAGATCTACGAAGTGAAGAGGCTCGCGTCACCGAAGCACAGAAGAATGAGAGGGtcaagcagcagctgcag ACATTGAGCTCAGAGTTGGCCCAGGCCAGAGACGACACCAAGAAGACACAGAACGACCTGCTGCACGCCGAAAACGTGAAGGCGGGCCGAGACAAATACAAAACGCTGCGCCAGATCCGACAGGGCAACACGAAACAGCGCATCGATGAGTTTGAGTCTATGTGA